From one Bos indicus x Bos taurus breed Angus x Brahman F1 hybrid chromosome 7, Bos_hybrid_MaternalHap_v2.0, whole genome shotgun sequence genomic stretch:
- the GUK1 gene encoding guanylate kinase isoform X5 yields MLRRPLAGLAAAALGRALSDGMSGPRPVVLSGPSGAGKSTLLKKLLQEHGSIFGFSVSHTTRDPRPGEENGKDYYFVTREVMQRDIAAGDFIEHAEFSGNLYGTRHTPYHHPWTSRGPPRASVARSASRMKEQMPVRQGRRAGRAGHEPHLRAGRGPAGRAQHQEDRPAAHLHLRAAALTGCPGAAAATAEHRDRGEPGQASGGCPG; encoded by the exons ATGCTGCGGCGCCCGCTGGCCGGGCTGGCGGCGGCCGCCCTTGGCCGGGCCCTCTCGGACG GGATGTCAGGACCAAGGCCCGTTGTCCTGAGCGGACCCTCAGGGGCTGGGAAGAGCACCCTACTGAAGAAACTCCTGCAGGAACATGGCAGCATCTTTGGCTTCAGCGTGTCCC ACACGACAAGGGACCCGAGGCCAGGAGAGGAGAACGGCAAAG ATTACTACTTTGTGACCAGGGAGGTGATGCAGCGCGACATTGCTGCTGGAGACTTCATCGAGCACGCTGAGTTCTCAGGGAACTTGTATGGGACCAG ACACACTCCCTACCACCACCCCTGGACCAGCAGAGGGCCCCCTCGTGCAAGCGTTGCTCGGAGTGCTTCCAGAATGAAGGAGCAGATGCCAGTTAGA CAAGGCCGCCGTGCGGGCCGTGCAGGCCATGAACCGCATCTGCGTGCTGGACGTGGACCTGCAGGGCGTGCGCAACATCAAGAAGACCGACCTGCGGCCCATCTACATCTTCGTGCAGCCGCCCTCACTGGATGTCCTG gagcagcggctgcgaCAGCGGaacacagagacagaggagagCCTGGCCAAGCGTCTGGCGGCTGCCCGGGCTGA
- the GUK1 gene encoding guanylate kinase isoform X7 — MSGPRPVVLSGPSGAGKSTLLKKLLQEHGSIFGFSVSHTTRDPRPGEENGKDYYFVTREVMQRDIAAGDFIEHAEFSGNLYGTSKAAVRAVQAMNRICVLDVDLQGVRNIKKTDLRPIYIFVQPPSLDVLEQRLRQRNTETEESLAKRLAAARADMESSKEPGLFDLIIVNDSLDKAYWALKEALSEEIKKAQGTGQS; from the exons ATGTCAGGACCAAGGCCCGTTGTCCTGAGCGGACCCTCAGGGGCTGGGAAGAGCACCCTACTGAAGAAACTCCTGCAGGAACATGGCAGCATCTTTGGCTTCAGCGTGTCCC ACACGACAAGGGACCCGAGGCCAGGAGAGGAGAACGGCAAAG ATTACTACTTTGTGACCAGGGAGGTGATGCAGCGCGACATTGCTGCTGGAGACTTCATCGAGCACGCTGAGTTCTCAGGGAACTTGTATGGGACCAG CAAGGCCGCCGTGCGGGCCGTGCAGGCCATGAACCGCATCTGCGTGCTGGACGTGGACCTGCAGGGCGTGCGCAACATCAAGAAGACCGACCTGCGGCCCATCTACATCTTCGTGCAGCCGCCCTCACTGGATGTCCTG gagcagcggctgcgaCAGCGGaacacagagacagaggagagCCTGGCCAAGCGTCTGGCGGCTGCCCGGGCTGACATGGAGAGCA gCAAGGAGCCCGGCCTGTTTGACCTGATCATCGTCAACGACAGTCTGGACAAGGCCTACTGGGCCCTGAAGGAGGCGCTCTCCGag GAAATAAAGAAGGCCCAAGGCACTGGTCAGTCCTGA
- the GUK1 gene encoding guanylate kinase isoform X6, giving the protein MSGPRPVVLSGPSGAGKSTLLKKLLQEHGSIFGFSVSHTTRDPRPGEENGKDYYFVTREVMQRDIAAGDFIEHAEFSGNLYGTSKAAVRAVQAMNRICVLDVDLQGVRNIKKTDLRPIYIFVQPPSLDVLEQRLRQRNTETEESLAKRLAAARADMESSKEPGLFDLIIVNDSLDKAYWALKEALSEVGWGGGGASDICVANG; this is encoded by the exons ATGTCAGGACCAAGGCCCGTTGTCCTGAGCGGACCCTCAGGGGCTGGGAAGAGCACCCTACTGAAGAAACTCCTGCAGGAACATGGCAGCATCTTTGGCTTCAGCGTGTCCC ACACGACAAGGGACCCGAGGCCAGGAGAGGAGAACGGCAAAG ATTACTACTTTGTGACCAGGGAGGTGATGCAGCGCGACATTGCTGCTGGAGACTTCATCGAGCACGCTGAGTTCTCAGGGAACTTGTATGGGACCAG CAAGGCCGCCGTGCGGGCCGTGCAGGCCATGAACCGCATCTGCGTGCTGGACGTGGACCTGCAGGGCGTGCGCAACATCAAGAAGACCGACCTGCGGCCCATCTACATCTTCGTGCAGCCGCCCTCACTGGATGTCCTG gagcagcggctgcgaCAGCGGaacacagagacagaggagagCCTGGCCAAGCGTCTGGCGGCTGCCCGGGCTGACATGGAGAGCA gCAAGGAGCCCGGCCTGTTTGACCTGATCATCGTCAACGACAGTCTGGACAAGGCCTACTGGGCCCTGAAGGAGGCGCTCTCCGaggtgggctggggtggaggtggggcctCAGACATCTGTGTGGCAAACGGGTAA
- the GJC2 gene encoding gap junction gamma-2 protein isoform X2, with translation MTNMSWSFLTRLLEEIHNHSTFVGKVWLTVLVVFRIVLTAVGGESIYSDEQTKFTCNTRQPGCDNVCYDAFAPLSHVRFWVFQIVVISTPSVMYLGYAVHRLARASQDERRRASRRRPSRRAPRPPLPLPPPPHPGWPEPADLGEEEPMLGLGEEDEDPGVAEGLGEDEEAEDTGAAKGAGGDTKVAGVPGPAGQHDGRRRIQREGLMRVYVAQLVARAAFEVAFLVGQYLLYGFEVRPFFACSRQPCPHVVDCFVSRPTEKTVFLLVMYVVSCLCLLLNLCEMAHLGLGNAQDAVRGRRPLPASPGPMPRPPPCALPAAPSGLACPPDYSLVVRTAERARSQDQELASLALQALQDRRALGDLDSPPGPGLPANARGPPKPGAPASGSGSATSGGTVGGQGRQGIKPRMGSEKGSGSSSREGKTTVWI, from the coding sequence ATGACCAACATGAGCTGGAGTTTCCTGACGCGGCTGCTGGAAGAGATCCACAACCACTCCACGTTCGTGGGCAAGGTGTGGCTCACGGTGCTGGTGGTCTTCCGCATCGTGCTCACCGCCGTGGGCGGCGAGTCCATCTACTCCGATGAGCAGACCAAGTTCACGTGCAACACGCGGCAGCCAGGCTGTGACAACGTCTGCTACGACGCCTTCGCACCCCTGTCCCACGTGCGcttctgggtcttccagattGTGGTCATCTCCACGCCCTCTGTCATGTACCTGGGCTACGCTGTGCACCGCCTGGCCCGCGCCTCCCAGGATGAGCGCCGTCGCGCCTCTCGCCGCCGCCCCAGCCGCCGCGCGCCCCGCCCACCCCTGCCGTTGCCCCCACCGCCCCACCCGGGCTGGCCCGAGCCCGCCGACCTGGGCGAGGAGGAGCCCATGCTGGGCCTGGGTGAAGAGGACGAAGACCCGGGAGTGGCCGAGGGCCTGGGTGAAGATGAAGAGGCTGAGGACACGGGGGCGGCTAAGGGCGCAGGAGGGGACACAAAGGTGGCTGGGGTCCCGGGTCCTGCAGGGCAGCATGACGGGCGGCGGCGCATCCAGCGCGAGGGCCTGATGCGCGTGTACGTCGCCCAGCTGGTGGCGCGGGCCGCCTTCGAGGTGGCCTTCCTGGTGGGCCAGTACCTTCTGTATGGTTTCGAGGTGCGGCCCTTCTTCGCGTGTAGCCGCCAGCCCTGTCCCCACGTGGTTGACTGCTTCGTGTCACGGCCCACCGAGAAGACGGTCTTCCTGCTGGTCATGTACGTGGTCAGCTGCCTCTGTCTGCTGCTCAACCTCTGTGAGATGGCGCACCTGGGCCTCGGCAACGCGCAAGACGCCGTGCGCGGCCGACGCCCACTGCCCGCCTCCCCCGGCCCCATGCCGCGGCCGCCTCCCTGCGCTCTGCCCGCTGCGCCTTCAGGCCTGGCCTGCCCGCCTGATTATAGCCTGGTGGTTCGCACAGCTGAGCGTGCACGCTCCCAGGACCAGGAACTGGCCAGCCTGGCCCTGCAGGCGCTGCAGGACCGGCGGGCACTTGGGGACCTCGACAGTCCACCCGGCCCGGGCCTCCCAGCGAACGCCAGGGGCCCCCCAAAGCCTGGTGCCCCTGCGTCGGGGTCGGGCAGTGCCACATCAGGGGGCACTGTGGGGGGCCAGGGTCggcaggggatcaaacccaggatgggctcagagaagggcagcgggagcagcagcagggagggtaAGACCACCGTGTGGATCTGA
- the GUK1 gene encoding guanylate kinase isoform X3, whose protein sequence is MLRRPLAGLAAAALGRALSDGMSGPRPVVLSGPSGAGKSTLLKKLLQEHGSIFGFSVSHTTRDPRPGEENGKDYYFVTREVMQRDIAAGDFIEHAEFSGNLYGTSKAAVRAVQAMNRICVLDVDLQGVRNIKKTDLRPIYIFVQPPSLDVLEQRLRQRNTETEESLAKRLAAARADMESSKEPGLFDLIIVNDSLDKAYWALKEALSEVGWGGGGASDICVANG, encoded by the exons ATGCTGCGGCGCCCGCTGGCCGGGCTGGCGGCGGCCGCCCTTGGCCGGGCCCTCTCGGACG GGATGTCAGGACCAAGGCCCGTTGTCCTGAGCGGACCCTCAGGGGCTGGGAAGAGCACCCTACTGAAGAAACTCCTGCAGGAACATGGCAGCATCTTTGGCTTCAGCGTGTCCC ACACGACAAGGGACCCGAGGCCAGGAGAGGAGAACGGCAAAG ATTACTACTTTGTGACCAGGGAGGTGATGCAGCGCGACATTGCTGCTGGAGACTTCATCGAGCACGCTGAGTTCTCAGGGAACTTGTATGGGACCAG CAAGGCCGCCGTGCGGGCCGTGCAGGCCATGAACCGCATCTGCGTGCTGGACGTGGACCTGCAGGGCGTGCGCAACATCAAGAAGACCGACCTGCGGCCCATCTACATCTTCGTGCAGCCGCCCTCACTGGATGTCCTG gagcagcggctgcgaCAGCGGaacacagagacagaggagagCCTGGCCAAGCGTCTGGCGGCTGCCCGGGCTGACATGGAGAGCA gCAAGGAGCCCGGCCTGTTTGACCTGATCATCGTCAACGACAGTCTGGACAAGGCCTACTGGGCCCTGAAGGAGGCGCTCTCCGaggtgggctggggtggaggtggggcctCAGACATCTGTGTGGCAAACGGGTAA
- the GUK1 gene encoding guanylate kinase isoform X4 encodes MLRRPLAGLAAAALGRALSDGMSGPRPVVLSGPSGAGKSTLLKKLLQEHGSIFGFSVSHTTRDPRPGEENGKDYYFVTREVMQRDIAAGDFIEHAEFSGNLYGTSKAAVRAVQAMNRICVLDVDLQGVRNIKKTDLRPIYIFVQPPSLDVLEQRLRQRNTETEESLAKRLAAARADMESSKEPGLFDLIIVNDSLDKAYWALKEALSEEIKKAQGTGQS; translated from the exons ATGCTGCGGCGCCCGCTGGCCGGGCTGGCGGCGGCCGCCCTTGGCCGGGCCCTCTCGGACG GGATGTCAGGACCAAGGCCCGTTGTCCTGAGCGGACCCTCAGGGGCTGGGAAGAGCACCCTACTGAAGAAACTCCTGCAGGAACATGGCAGCATCTTTGGCTTCAGCGTGTCCC ACACGACAAGGGACCCGAGGCCAGGAGAGGAGAACGGCAAAG ATTACTACTTTGTGACCAGGGAGGTGATGCAGCGCGACATTGCTGCTGGAGACTTCATCGAGCACGCTGAGTTCTCAGGGAACTTGTATGGGACCAG CAAGGCCGCCGTGCGGGCCGTGCAGGCCATGAACCGCATCTGCGTGCTGGACGTGGACCTGCAGGGCGTGCGCAACATCAAGAAGACCGACCTGCGGCCCATCTACATCTTCGTGCAGCCGCCCTCACTGGATGTCCTG gagcagcggctgcgaCAGCGGaacacagagacagaggagagCCTGGCCAAGCGTCTGGCGGCTGCCCGGGCTGACATGGAGAGCA gCAAGGAGCCCGGCCTGTTTGACCTGATCATCGTCAACGACAGTCTGGACAAGGCCTACTGGGCCCTGAAGGAGGCGCTCTCCGag GAAATAAAGAAGGCCCAAGGCACTGGTCAGTCCTGA
- the GUK1 gene encoding guanylate kinase isoform X1, translating into MLRRPLAGLAAAALGRALSDGMSGPRPVVLSGPSGAGKSTLLKKLLQEHGSIFGFSVSHTTRDPRPGEENGKDYYFVTREVMQRDIAAGDFIEHAEFSGNLYGTSKAAVRAVQAMNRICVLDVDLQGVRNIKKTDLRPIYIFVQPPSLDVLEQRLRQRNTETEESLAKRLAAARADMESRNKEGPRHWSVLRRPASCVLSGGAQGLAPTSVGQSFLAVTLLTSAGTQRQGAAHLPSSPPCLEDLVSYPHAPRPFLGFLPTMPCQPLTRGSQANIQIKNCWVRVSLSPWIMALGGWVHSTPFQSHPVPTLDSPALTGHPQRAAAALHLLLWAAGPQRGCS; encoded by the exons ATGCTGCGGCGCCCGCTGGCCGGGCTGGCGGCGGCCGCCCTTGGCCGGGCCCTCTCGGACG GGATGTCAGGACCAAGGCCCGTTGTCCTGAGCGGACCCTCAGGGGCTGGGAAGAGCACCCTACTGAAGAAACTCCTGCAGGAACATGGCAGCATCTTTGGCTTCAGCGTGTCCC ACACGACAAGGGACCCGAGGCCAGGAGAGGAGAACGGCAAAG ATTACTACTTTGTGACCAGGGAGGTGATGCAGCGCGACATTGCTGCTGGAGACTTCATCGAGCACGCTGAGTTCTCAGGGAACTTGTATGGGACCAG CAAGGCCGCCGTGCGGGCCGTGCAGGCCATGAACCGCATCTGCGTGCTGGACGTGGACCTGCAGGGCGTGCGCAACATCAAGAAGACCGACCTGCGGCCCATCTACATCTTCGTGCAGCCGCCCTCACTGGATGTCCTG gagcagcggctgcgaCAGCGGaacacagagacagaggagagCCTGGCCAAGCGTCTGGCGGCTGCCCGGGCTGACATGGAGAGCA GAAATAAAGAAGGCCCAAGGCACTGGTCAGTCCTGAGGAGGCCCGCCAGCTGTGTCCTCTCAGGTGGGGCCCAGGGCCTGGCGCCCACGTCAGTGGGCCAGAGTTTCCTGGCAGTGACTCTGCTCACCTCAGCTGGGACCCAGAGACAGGGCGCTGCCCATCTTCCCTCATCCCCTCCGTGCTTGGAGGACCTTGTCTCTTACCCCCATGCCCCACGTCCATTTCTAGGCTTCCTCCCCACCATGCCCTGTCAACCCCTTACCCGTGGAAGCCAGGCCAACATCCAAATAAAGAACTGCTGGGTTAGAGTGTCCTTGAGCCCTTGGATCATGGCCCTGGGTGGGTGGGTCCACAGTACACCATTCCAGAGCCACCCCGTCCCCACTCTGGACAGCCCTGCTCTGACTGGCCACCCCCAGAGGGCAGCAGCCGCCTTACACCTGTTGCTCTGGGCTGCTGGCCCCCAGAGAGGCTGCTCCTGA
- the GJC2 gene encoding gap junction gamma-2 protein isoform X1 — translation MPLLFHSTPAHTASQACSRKRGPKASGVFSPQTAQEQVVSPAPMTNMSWSFLTRLLEEIHNHSTFVGKVWLTVLVVFRIVLTAVGGESIYSDEQTKFTCNTRQPGCDNVCYDAFAPLSHVRFWVFQIVVISTPSVMYLGYAVHRLARASQDERRRASRRRPSRRAPRPPLPLPPPPHPGWPEPADLGEEEPMLGLGEEDEDPGVAEGLGEDEEAEDTGAAKGAGGDTKVAGVPGPAGQHDGRRRIQREGLMRVYVAQLVARAAFEVAFLVGQYLLYGFEVRPFFACSRQPCPHVVDCFVSRPTEKTVFLLVMYVVSCLCLLLNLCEMAHLGLGNAQDAVRGRRPLPASPGPMPRPPPCALPAAPSGLACPPDYSLVVRTAERARSQDQELASLALQALQDRRALGDLDSPPGPGLPANARGPPKPGAPASGSGSATSGGTVGGQGRQGIKPRMGSEKGSGSSSREGKTTVWI, via the exons ATGCCCCTGCTGTTCCATTCCACACCTGCCCACACTGCTTCCCAGGCCTGTTCGAGAAAGAGGGGACCAAAAGCATCAGGGGTCTTCAGCCCCCAAACTGCACAGGAGCAG GTCGTATCCCCTGCCCCTATGACCAACATGAGCTGGAGTTTCCTGACGCGGCTGCTGGAAGAGATCCACAACCACTCCACGTTCGTGGGCAAGGTGTGGCTCACGGTGCTGGTGGTCTTCCGCATCGTGCTCACCGCCGTGGGCGGCGAGTCCATCTACTCCGATGAGCAGACCAAGTTCACGTGCAACACGCGGCAGCCAGGCTGTGACAACGTCTGCTACGACGCCTTCGCACCCCTGTCCCACGTGCGcttctgggtcttccagattGTGGTCATCTCCACGCCCTCTGTCATGTACCTGGGCTACGCTGTGCACCGCCTGGCCCGCGCCTCCCAGGATGAGCGCCGTCGCGCCTCTCGCCGCCGCCCCAGCCGCCGCGCGCCCCGCCCACCCCTGCCGTTGCCCCCACCGCCCCACCCGGGCTGGCCCGAGCCCGCCGACCTGGGCGAGGAGGAGCCCATGCTGGGCCTGGGTGAAGAGGACGAAGACCCGGGAGTGGCCGAGGGCCTGGGTGAAGATGAAGAGGCTGAGGACACGGGGGCGGCTAAGGGCGCAGGAGGGGACACAAAGGTGGCTGGGGTCCCGGGTCCTGCAGGGCAGCATGACGGGCGGCGGCGCATCCAGCGCGAGGGCCTGATGCGCGTGTACGTCGCCCAGCTGGTGGCGCGGGCCGCCTTCGAGGTGGCCTTCCTGGTGGGCCAGTACCTTCTGTATGGTTTCGAGGTGCGGCCCTTCTTCGCGTGTAGCCGCCAGCCCTGTCCCCACGTGGTTGACTGCTTCGTGTCACGGCCCACCGAGAAGACGGTCTTCCTGCTGGTCATGTACGTGGTCAGCTGCCTCTGTCTGCTGCTCAACCTCTGTGAGATGGCGCACCTGGGCCTCGGCAACGCGCAAGACGCCGTGCGCGGCCGACGCCCACTGCCCGCCTCCCCCGGCCCCATGCCGCGGCCGCCTCCCTGCGCTCTGCCCGCTGCGCCTTCAGGCCTGGCCTGCCCGCCTGATTATAGCCTGGTGGTTCGCACAGCTGAGCGTGCACGCTCCCAGGACCAGGAACTGGCCAGCCTGGCCCTGCAGGCGCTGCAGGACCGGCGGGCACTTGGGGACCTCGACAGTCCACCCGGCCCGGGCCTCCCAGCGAACGCCAGGGGCCCCCCAAAGCCTGGTGCCCCTGCGTCGGGGTCGGGCAGTGCCACATCAGGGGGCACTGTGGGGGGCCAGGGTCggcaggggatcaaacccaggatgggctcagagaagggcagcgggagcagcagcagggagggtaAGACCACCGTGTGGATCTGA
- the GUK1 gene encoding guanylate kinase isoform X2, with translation MNRICVLDVDLQGVRNIKKTDLRPIYIFVQPPSLDVLEQRLRQRNTETEESLAKRLAAARADMESRNKEGPRHWSVLRRPASCVLSGGAQGLAPTSVGQSFLAVTLLTSAGTQRQGAAHLPSSPPCLEDLVSYPHAPRPFLGFLPTMPCQPLTRGSQANIQIKNCWVRVSLSPWIMALGGWVHSTPFQSHPVPTLDSPALTGHPQRAAAALHLLLWAAGPQRGCS, from the exons ATGAACCGCATCTGCGTGCTGGACGTGGACCTGCAGGGCGTGCGCAACATCAAGAAGACCGACCTGCGGCCCATCTACATCTTCGTGCAGCCGCCCTCACTGGATGTCCTG gagcagcggctgcgaCAGCGGaacacagagacagaggagagCCTGGCCAAGCGTCTGGCGGCTGCCCGGGCTGACATGGAGAGCA GAAATAAAGAAGGCCCAAGGCACTGGTCAGTCCTGAGGAGGCCCGCCAGCTGTGTCCTCTCAGGTGGGGCCCAGGGCCTGGCGCCCACGTCAGTGGGCCAGAGTTTCCTGGCAGTGACTCTGCTCACCTCAGCTGGGACCCAGAGACAGGGCGCTGCCCATCTTCCCTCATCCCCTCCGTGCTTGGAGGACCTTGTCTCTTACCCCCATGCCCCACGTCCATTTCTAGGCTTCCTCCCCACCATGCCCTGTCAACCCCTTACCCGTGGAAGCCAGGCCAACATCCAAATAAAGAACTGCTGGGTTAGAGTGTCCTTGAGCCCTTGGATCATGGCCCTGGGTGGGTGGGTCCACAGTACACCATTCCAGAGCCACCCCGTCCCCACTCTGGACAGCCCTGCTCTGACTGGCCACCCCCAGAGGGCAGCAGCCGCCTTACACCTGTTGCTCTGGGCTGCTGGCCCCCAGAGAGGCTGCTCCTGA